One window from the genome of Musa acuminata AAA Group cultivar baxijiao chromosome BXJ1-4, Cavendish_Baxijiao_AAA, whole genome shotgun sequence encodes:
- the LOC135672263 gene encoding binding partner of ACD11 1-like isoform X1 — MEQCNLRAGADPQPMNASNWTIDVSDVTTVKINNVSSAASVKDIEEFFSFSGHIKYIEMQRESEMSQLAYVTFKDSQGVDTALLLSGSTIVDRCVTISRVENYQLPPEACRRTLEDESSPTNAAVGKTEDVVSTMLAKGFVLGKDALKRARSFDERHHFLSAASATIASLDRKMGLSEKFSTGTAMVSGKVREVDEQFQVSGITRSALAATEQMASNAGSAIMSNHYVSTGASWVSSALSKVAKAAEDVSTMTKEKVEKAEEQRKEIICRDRREMVSEFAQVYLDEPSVGEPAIVPVVSVDVKII, encoded by the exons ATGGAGCAGTGCAATTTGAGGGCAGGGGCAGATCCCCAGCCAATGAATGCATCAAACTGGACAATTGATGTTTCAGAT GTAACAACTGTCAAAATTAACAATGTTTCTTCGGCTGCGTCTGTGAAGGATATCGAAGAATTCTTTTCTTTCTCTGGTCATATCAAATACATCGAAATGCAAAG AGAATCAGAAATGTCTCAGCTTGCTTATGTCACTTTCAAAGATTCACAGGGAGTAGATACTGCACTTCTTCTTTCG GGATCAACTATAGTTGATCGTTGTGTCACTATTTCACGGGTTGAAAATTACCAGTTGCCACCTGAAGCTTGCAGGCGCACACTG GAAGACGAGTCATCGCCGACCAATGCAGCAGTCGGGAAGACAGAAGATGTGGTAAGTACCATGTTGGCCAAAGGTTTTGTTCTTGGCAAGGATGCACTCAAAAGAGCCCGATCCTTCGACGAGCGACACCACTTCCTGTCCGCTGCATCTGCCACCATCGCCTCTCTGGACCGCAAGATGGGCCTAAGCGAGAAGTTCAGCACCGGCACAGCCATGGTCAGCGGCAAGGTGAGGGAGGTGGACGAGCAGTTCCAGGTGTCTGGGATCACCAGGTCTGCCCTTGCGGCAACCGAGCAAATGGCCAGCAATGCTGGATCAGCCATCATGAGCAACCACTATGTCTCCACCGGAGCATCGTGGGTCTCGAGTGCACTTAGCAAGGTGGCGAAGGCAGCCGAGGATGTGAGCACGATGACCAAGGAGAAGGTGGAGAAGGCTGAGGAGCAAAGGAAGGAGATCATTTGCAGGGACAGGAGGGAGATGGTGAGTGAGTTTGCACAGGTCTATCTTGATGAGCCCTCGGTCGGTGAGCCTGCAATTGTTCCTGTGGTTTCGGTGGACGTAAAGATCATCTGA
- the LOC135672263 gene encoding binding partner of ACD11 1-like isoform X2, producing the protein MQVTTVKINNVSSAASVKDIEEFFSFSGHIKYIEMQRESEMSQLAYVTFKDSQGVDTALLLSGSTIVDRCVTISRVENYQLPPEACRRTLEDESSPTNAAVGKTEDVVSTMLAKGFVLGKDALKRARSFDERHHFLSAASATIASLDRKMGLSEKFSTGTAMVSGKVREVDEQFQVSGITRSALAATEQMASNAGSAIMSNHYVSTGASWVSSALSKVAKAAEDVSTMTKEKVEKAEEQRKEIICRDRREMVSEFAQVYLDEPSVGEPAIVPVVSVDVKII; encoded by the exons atgCAGGTAACAACTGTCAAAATTAACAATGTTTCTTCGGCTGCGTCTGTGAAGGATATCGAAGAATTCTTTTCTTTCTCTGGTCATATCAAATACATCGAAATGCAAAG AGAATCAGAAATGTCTCAGCTTGCTTATGTCACTTTCAAAGATTCACAGGGAGTAGATACTGCACTTCTTCTTTCG GGATCAACTATAGTTGATCGTTGTGTCACTATTTCACGGGTTGAAAATTACCAGTTGCCACCTGAAGCTTGCAGGCGCACACTG GAAGACGAGTCATCGCCGACCAATGCAGCAGTCGGGAAGACAGAAGATGTGGTAAGTACCATGTTGGCCAAAGGTTTTGTTCTTGGCAAGGATGCACTCAAAAGAGCCCGATCCTTCGACGAGCGACACCACTTCCTGTCCGCTGCATCTGCCACCATCGCCTCTCTGGACCGCAAGATGGGCCTAAGCGAGAAGTTCAGCACCGGCACAGCCATGGTCAGCGGCAAGGTGAGGGAGGTGGACGAGCAGTTCCAGGTGTCTGGGATCACCAGGTCTGCCCTTGCGGCAACCGAGCAAATGGCCAGCAATGCTGGATCAGCCATCATGAGCAACCACTATGTCTCCACCGGAGCATCGTGGGTCTCGAGTGCACTTAGCAAGGTGGCGAAGGCAGCCGAGGATGTGAGCACGATGACCAAGGAGAAGGTGGAGAAGGCTGAGGAGCAAAGGAAGGAGATCATTTGCAGGGACAGGAGGGAGATGGTGAGTGAGTTTGCACAGGTCTATCTTGATGAGCCCTCGGTCGGTGAGCCTGCAATTGTTCCTGTGGTTTCGGTGGACGTAAAGATCATCTGA
- the LOC135672264 gene encoding heparanase-like protein 1 — protein sequence MHKRMPLSFFSFAVPLLFLLLFSGLSPTLAATVVSIKAVTTIAKTDDNFVCATMDWWPPDKCNYGMCPWGNASILNLDLNNPILVNALKAFGSLRIRIGGSLQDQVLYEVGDGAHACPDFKIDKNGLFGFTEGCLPMQRWDELNKLFNSTGSIISFGLNALAGRSKSNSSGNLYEGQWDPTNARDFIKYTLSKNYTIESWELGNELSGSGVSASVEAVQYGKDMIVLKNVINDLYGQSKQHPKLLAPGGFFDRKWFADMLQTSGPGVIDAATHHIYNLGPGNDKDLIRKIQDPYYLDQVAQTFNDALITVGEFGPWSSPWIGESGGAYNSGGKNVSNAFVDGFWYLDQLGMASTYNHKVYCRQSLIGGNYCLLDTTTFVPNPDFYGALLWHQLMGPGVLQTTNDGSPYLRAYAHCSKKKSGVTLLLINLSNSTAFDVVVTSDLNLYRPRSGNEQGQHGEREEYHLTAQGGDLRSSEMLLNGKLLKLTPSFEIPHMEPSIVSAGAPLTIAPLSIAFVEFKDFQAPACAGN from the exons ATGCATAAACGAATGCcgctctcttttttctctttcgccgtccccctcctcttccttcttctcttttctGGTTTATCTCCCACCCTTGCCGCGACAGTAGTCTCTATCAAGGCAGTGACCACCATTGCGAAAACGGATGATAACTTCGTGTGTGCAACCATGGATTGGTGGCCGCCTGACAAGTGCAACTACGGCATGTGTCCCTGGGGAAACGCATCCATTCTTAACCTG GATTTGAACAATCCCATTCTTGTCAATGCTCTTAAAG CTTTTGGGTCTTTGAGGATTAGAATTGGAGGGTCACTGCAGGACCAAGTGTTGTACGAAGTGGGTGACGGTGCCCATGCATGCCCAGACTTCAAGATTGACAAGAATGGGTTGTTTGGCTTCACCGAAGGCTGTCTTCCCATGCAAAGATGGGATGAACTCAACAAGCTTTTCAATAGTACAGG CTCCATAATTTCTTTTGGACTGAATGCATTAGCTGGGAGGTCGAAGTCAAACTCCAGTGGAAATTTATATGAAGGTCAATGGGACCCTACAAATGCTCGTGACTTCATCAAGTATACCTTGTCGAAGAACTACACCATCGAATCCTGGGAGCTAG GAAATGAGCTCTCTGGATCTGGAGTTTCCGCAAGTGTTGAAGCTGTGCAGTATGGCAAGGACATGATCGTCCTGAAGAATGTCATCAATGATCTGTATGGACAATCCAAACAACACCCAAAACTTTTGGCACCGGGAGGATTCTTCGACAGGAAATGGTTCGCTGACATGCTTCAGACATCAGGACCCGGTGTCATTGATGCAGCAACACACCATATCTACAACCTCGGCCCAG GTAATGATAAGGATCTTATCCGCAAGATTCAGGATCCATATTACCTGGATCAAGTAGCTCAGACCTTCAATGATGCCTTGATCACTGTCGGGGAGTTCGGCccgtggagttctccttggatcggCGAGTCCGGAGGTGCCTACAACAGCGGTGGCAAAAATGTCTCCAATGCGTTTGTGGATGGATTCTG GTATTTAGATCAGCTGGGCATGGCATCCACATACAACCACAAGGTCTACTGTCGGCAAAGTTTGATCGGAGGAAACTACTGTCTCCTGGACACCACAACCTTCGTCCCCAACCCAGATTTCTACGG TGCTTTGCTTTGGCACCAACTGATGGGACCGGGAGTTCTTCAGACAACAAACGACGGCTCGCCTTACCTTCGTGCATACGCTCACTGCTCCAAGAAGAAG TCGGGTGTTACGCTATTGCTGATAAACCTGTCTAACTCCACCGCCTTCGACGTCGTGGTCACCAGCGACTTGAACTTGTATCGACCTCGCTCGGGCAATGAACAAGGACAACATGGGGAGAGGGAGGAATACCATCTCACAGCTCAAGGTGGAGACCTCAGGAGCAGTGAAATGCTTTTGAACGGGAAGCTGCTGAAGCTTACACCGAGCTTTGAGATCCCGCATATGGAGCCTTCCATTGTCAGTGCTGGTGCTCCTCTTACGATTGCTCCACTCTCGATTGCTTTTGTCGAATTCAAGGACTTCCAAGCTCCTGCTTGTGCAGGCAACTGA
- the LOC135640202 gene encoding uncharacterized protein LOC135640202 — MVFNHSKQSSADHTSDRFAYERARHLASDDQLAQYAEDSPSLAIPAKSPASGKGKKDFLSCHKDFENETADHSYDNSHNGLSGNPSLSWVTGNTSMDIWLDNGKRSLCDGETCEHGSKRSKQADQNLQLCSSKICISAFEESPSVAPEDRKDRGTAAVAGDLVNQATSSNWFSRESALDSPIRIPSYPSYYGDTCQATGSDQVEDRYSPVFDYHGRKHVPIGANHQADLPEWGSQDFKNHIRDNDVCASPMTPVTTSLSCDNVVIDGDDGDKWVGTCVIPMPDSAVLASDVLAYHKMECSCLDAGSIRCVRQHVMQARQKLKQKLGHKTFLELGFGNMGEVVTEKWTEEEEQLFYEVVLLNPASLGKNFWKKLPQVFPTRSSKELISYYFNVFMLRKRAEQNRLDPLHVDSDDDEWQESDDGESSTEEEDSVVESPPADQDVAGEEDDLEEAEIAEEDDDVEDCVYYHLAGYNEKQPSGVINRHIVGESTLHSSMTASNLDHFMEEHDIQDDSCTSYEGQHNGVVSCDAVDISDLHHGLIEDHENLHNEHRNDGLSGLADYGFFDGHSDLKSWDMRYSCGTEKDDFFSTCNVIEEVFGKEPLDK; from the exons ATGGTGTTCAACCATAGCAAACAATCTTCTGCTGATCACACATCTGACCGATTTGCTTATGAGCGTGCAAGACATCTGGCTTCTGATGATCAACTTGCACAATATGCTGAAGATTCTCCATCTCTGGCTATCCCTGCTAAATCACCAGCTTCAG GTAAAGGGAAGAAGGATTTTTTGAGCTGTCACAAAGATTTTGAGAACGAGACTGCTGATCATTCCTATGACAACTCTCATAATGGTCTCAGTGGCAATCCTAGTCTGTCATGGGTGACAGGCAACACTAGCATGGATATTTGGTTAGATAATGGCAAACGATCTCTTTGTGATGGTGAGACTTGTGAACATGGTAGCAAGCGTTCGAAGCAAGCGGACCAAAATTTACAATTGTGTTCGTCCAAAATTTGCATCAGTGCTTTCGAGGAGTCACCTTCAG TTGCTCCTGAGGATAGGAAGGATAGAGGGACTGCTGCTGTTGCTGGCGATCTTGTTAATCAGGCAACTAGCAGCAATTGGTTCAGCCGAGAATCTGCTTTGGACTCACCTATTAGGATACCTTCCTATCCTAGTTATTATGGAGATACCTGTCAGGCAACTGGATCTGATCAAGTCGAGGATAGATATTCACCTGTTTTTGATTACCATGGTCGGAAACATGTTCCTATTGGTGCTAATCATCAGGCTGATCTTCCAGAGTGGGGGTCCCAAGATTTTAAGAACCATATAAGGGATAATGATGTTTGTGCATCTCCAATGACCCCAGTGACAACTTCACTGTCGTGTGATAATGTTGTAATTGATGGGGATGACGGTGATAAATGGGTTGGGACATGTGTAATTCCTATGCCTGATTCTGCGGTATTGGCTTCAGATGTTTTAGCCTACCATAAGATGGAGTGTAGCTGTCTAGATGCGGGTTCGATTAGATGTGTGAGGCAGCATGTGATGCAAGCTAGACAAAAGCTCAAGCAAAAGTTGGGGCACAAAACATTTTTAGAGCTGGGTTTTGGCAATATGGGCGAGGTTGTAACTGAAAAATGGACTGAAGAGGAGGAACAACTATTTTATGAAGTTGTGTTATTAAATCCTGCATCGCTGGGCAAGAACTTCTGGAAGAAATTGCCTCAGGTGTTTCCTACTCGAAGTAGTAAAGAACTAATAAGCTACTACTTCAACGTATTCATGCTTCGAAAGCGAGCTGAACAGAATAGATTGGATCCACTGCATGTAGACAGTGATGATGATGAATGGCAAGAAAGTGATGATGGTGAATCTTCAACGGAAGAAGAAGATTCTGTTGTCGAATCTCCTCCAGCAGATCAAGATGTTGCTGGTGAAGAAGATGATCTCGAGGAAGCAGAAATAGCCGAGGAAGATGATGATGTAGAGGATTGTGTTTATTACCACCTTGCTGGGTACAATGAGAAACAGCCCTCTGGTGTTATAAACAGACACATTGTTGGTGAGTCAACCCTTCATTCTAGCATGACTGCGAGCAATTTGGACCATTTCATGGAGGAGCATGACATTCAGGATGATTCATGCACATCTTATGAGGGCCAGCACAACGGGGTTGTTTCATGTGATGCTGTTGATATATCTGACTTGCATCATGGGTTGATTGAGGACCATGAGAACTTGCACAACGAGCACCGCAATGATGGTCTGAGTGGGTTAGCAGATTATGGTTTCTTTGATGGCCATTCTGATCTAAAATCATGGGATATGAGGTATAGCTGTGGAACAGAGAAAGATGACTTCTTTTCGACATGTAACGTGATAGAGGAGGTGTTTGGAAAAGAACCTTTGGATAAGTGA
- the LOC103980419 gene encoding LRR receptor-like serine/threonine-protein kinase RPK2, giving the protein MRRTLAMPRRRIPPTSLVRVFLLIIPFAAASASAVVSSSSLDAASRSAERVALLQFKASVVSDPAGLLALWSNATGSDHCVWPGVSCDARSRVVALNISTDVGRFPSSCSRSGPFWRRCPDSCRRLSGKLSPGIGALVELKVLSFPFHAFGGEIPSEIWGLEKLEVVDFEANLLSGFLPSNLPPSLRVLNLASNLIRGEIPLSLSSYVRLETLDLSGNQLNGTIPGFVGDFLNLRELYLSSNQLSGSIPDELGDGCRSLQHLDLSGNILVGSIPRSLGDCSELRSLILSSNLLDDVIPPELGRLRKLQVLDVSRNCLSGPVPAELGGCFELSVIVLSNPYNPTILSVNSSNVDADEFNYFQGRINDNITALPNLRVLWAPKAMLQGEIPSSWGTCESLKIVNLGENLFTGGIPKAFGQCQNLKFLNLSSNKLTGWLDQDLPVPCMDVFDLSGNRLSGSIPSFNLKSCPSSKLLLDDLGSGYSSFFSYTTLAAISLDMYDFGDDITVFHNFGQNKFTGVLPSLPLSTDRYGKEVVYAFLANGNNLVGPLSDVIFNKCNEVKAFIDNLSNNWISGQFPTKAGAMCLPLVVFDVSCNNITGVIPQGFGFLEGIISLDFSRNHLEGEIPAKFENLKHLQYLSLGKNNLKGNIPAGFGQLHHLKYFDLSSNYLSGKIPTDLVDLKNLTILLLDNNNLSGTIPLNLARMTSLTKFNVSFNNLSGPLPMNASMLTCDSVLGNPLIHSCPVNTVSVPSLSGRQGRSTQDYTGSSPIRPTNDSNNTGFSTVEIASIASAAAVVSVLLALIVLYIYTRKCAPRFAAQSSRRREVTLFTDIGTPVTFESVVRATGNFNASNCVGHGGFGATYKAEISPGVLVAIKRLSLGRFQGVQQFHAEIKTLGRLRHPNLVTLIGYHLSEEEMFLIYNYLSGGNLERFIQERHKRAVDWRVLHRIAMDIACALAYLHDHCVPRILHRDVKPSNILLDNYKAYLSDFGLARLLGNSETHATTGVAGTFGYVAPEYAMTCRVSDKADVYSYGVVLMELISDKKALDPSFSPYGNGFNIVAWACMLLRQGRAREFFMEGLWDVGPHDALVDTLHLAVRCTVDSLSIRPTMKQVVQQLKQLQPPTC; this is encoded by the coding sequence ATGCGCCGGACGCTGGCGATGCCACGCCGCCGGATTCCTCCTACCTCCCTAGTCCGTGTCTTCCTCCTCATAATCCCattcgccgccgcctccgcctccgccgtcgTTTCTTCGTCCTCACTTGATGCCGCTTCCCGCTCGGCCGAGAGGGTTGCCCTCCTTCAGTTCAAGGCCTCTGTCGTCTCCGACCCCGCCGGTCTCCTCGCCCTCTGGTCCAACGCAACCGGCTCCGACCACTGTGTCTGGCCCGGCGTCTCCTGCGACGCGAGATCGAGGGTCGTGGCCCTCAACATCTCTACCGATGTTGGTCGTTTCCCTTCGTCCTGCTCTCGGTCCGGTCCGTTCTGGCGGCGCTGTCCGGATTCCTGCAGGCGGTTGTCCGGAAAGCTGAGCCCCGGCATTGGAGCGCTTGTGGAGCTTAAAGTCCTCTCCTTTCCGTTCCATGCCTTCGGTGGCGAGATCCCTAGTGAGATCTGGGGATTGGAGAAGCTCGAGGTGGTCGATTTTGAAGCCAACCTGCTCTCCGGCTTTCTCCCATCGAATTTACCACCTAGTTTAAGAGTGCTGAACCTGGCTTCGAATCTGATCCGTGGTGAGATCCCACTGTCTCTTTCTAGTTATGTTCGTTTGGAAACCCTGGACCTCTCCGGCAACCAGCTCAATGGCACAATCCCTGGTTTCGTTGGCGATTTTCTTAACCTCAGAGAACTATATCTATCTTCGAATCAGCTCAGTGGTTCGATTCCAGATGAGCTGGGAGATGGTTGCCGGAGTTTGCAGCATTTGGACCTGTCCGGTAACATTCTGGTCGGTAGCATTCCTCGTAGCTTGGGAGATTGCAGTGAGCTCCGCTCACTCATACTATCATCTAATCTGTTGGATGATGTTATTCCTCCAGAGTTGGGCCGGTTGAGAAAGCTCCAAGTTTTAGATGTTTCGAGGAACTGTCTGAGTGGCCCTGTGCCTGCTGAACTTGGAGGGTGCTTTGAGTTATCTGTTATCGTTCTTTCAAACCCGTACAATCCAACAATTCTTTCTGTTAATTCAAGCAATGTTGACGCTGATGAGTTCAATTATTTCCAAGGTAGGATCAATGACAATATCACAGCCCTGCCAAATCTTAGAGTGCTATGGGCACCGAAGGCGATGCTACAAGGGGAGATTCCAAGCAGTTGGGGTACTTGCGAGAGCTTAAAAATTGTTAATCTAGGGGAAAATCTCTTCACTGGGGGTATTCCCAAAGCATTTGGTCAGTGCCAGAATCTTAAATTTCTTAACTTGAGCTCAAACAAGTTGACAGGTTGGCTGGATCAGGATCTTCCTGTCCCTTGTATGGATGTTTTTGATCTTAGTGGTAATCGTCTGTCTGGTTCCATCCCAAGCTTTAACTTGAAATCTTGCCCTTCATCAAAGTTGCTGCTAGATGACCTAGGATCTGGGTATTCTTCATTCTTTTCATATACAACACTGGCTGCAATCTCGTTGGATATGTATGATTTTGGTGATGATATTACAGTTTTCCATAACTTTGGACAAAATAAGTTCACTGGCGTCCTACCATCTTTACCACTTTCAACTGATAGATATGGGAAGGAGGTTGTCTATGCTTTCCTCGCTAATGGTAATAATCTTGTTGGGCCATTAAGTGATGTCATATTTAATAAGTGCAATGAGGTCAAAGCATTCATCGACAACTTAAGTAATAACTGGATTTCTGGACAATTTCCAACAAAAGCTGGTGCCATGTGCCTGCCTCTTGTGGTTTTTGATGTTTCTTGTAATAATATTACTGGAGTGATTCCTCAAGGTTTTGGATTCTTGGAAGGCATTATCAGTTTAGATTTCAGCAGAAACCATCTTGAAGGTGAGATTCCTGCAAAGTTTGAGAATTTGAAGCATCTGCAGTATCTCTCACTGGGAAAGAATAATCTTAAAGGCAACATTCCTGCTGGTTTCGGTCAATTGCATCATCTTAAGTATTTTGATCTTTCTTCCAATTATCTTTCAGGGAAAATTCCCACTGACCTTGTCGACCTGAAAAATCTTACTATTCTTCTTCTCGACAACAATAATCTTTCTGGAACAATTCCTTTGAATTTAGCTAGAATGACATCTTTAACAAAGTTTAATGTGTCATTCAATAACTTGTCTGGGCCATTACCAATGAACGCCAGTATGTTGACATGTGATAGTGTTCTTGGAAACCCTTTGATCCACTCTTGTCCTGTAAATACTGTATCTGTCCCATCACTTTCTGGCCGGCAAGGGCGCAGCACACAGGATTACACTGGTTCTTCACCTATAAGGCCAACAAATGATAGTAACAATACTGGTTTCAGCACTGTAGAAATTGCTTCAATAGCATCAGCAGCAGCCGTCGTTTCTGTTCTTTTAGCTTTAATTGTCCTCTACATATACACAAGAAAATGTGCGCCAAGATTTGCAGCCCagtcttcaagaagaagagaggttaCACTTTTCACAGATATTGGAACACCAGTTACTTTTGAGAGTGTTGTTCGAGCCACTGGCAACTTTAATGCAAGCAATTGCGTCGGACATGGAGGCTTTGGAGCAACTTACAAGGCTGAAATTTCACCTGGAGTATTAGTGGCCATAAAAAGACTTTCTCTAGGAAGATTTCAAGGAGTACAACAATTCCATGCAGAGATTAAAACACTTGGGAGATTGCGCCACCCAAATCTTGTTACTTTGATAGGGTATCATCTTAGTGAGGAGGAAATGTTTCTCATTTATAACTACCTTTCAGGAGGAAATCTTGAGAGGTTTATACAAGAAAGGCACAAAAGAGCTGTTGATTGGAGGGTACTCCATAGAATTGCTATGGATATTGCATGTGCACTTGCTTACCTGCATGACCATTGTGTGCCCCGTATCCTCCACCGGGATGTTAAACCAAGCAACATTTTGTTGGACAATTACAAAGCTTATCTCTCTGATTTTGGATTGGCAAGGCTTCTAGGCAACTCAGAAACACATGCAACTACCGGTGTAGCTGGAACTTTTGGTTATGTTGCTCCAGAGTATGCAATGACTTGTCGTGTTTCTGATAAGGCTGATGTATACAGCTACGGTGTGGTACTGATGGAGTTGATATCAGACAAAAAAGCATTGGATCCTTCATTTTCTCCATACGGAAATGGCTTTAATATTGTTGCTTGGGCTTGCATGCTACTCCGCCAGGGGCGGGCCCGTGAATTCTTCATGGAAGGGCTGTGGGATGTTGGGCCTCATGATGCTTTGGTGGACACATTGCATTTAGCTGTCAGGTGTACAGTTGATTCACTTTCTATCAGACCGACTATGAAGCAAGTTGTTCAACAGCTAAAGCAACTTCAGCCTCCTACTTGCTAG